The genomic interval CGCGGCGACGTCGTCGAGATCTTTCCGGTATCGGTCGGCGACCGCGCGATCCGGGTGGAGATGTTCGGCGACGAGATCGAGCGGATCACCGAGATCGACGTCCTGACGGGCGAGATCATCGGCTCGCGCGATCATGTCGCGATCTTCCCGGCGTCTCACTTCGTTACCGCCGAGGAGAAAATGAAGGTCGCGCTGGTTAACATCGAGCGCGAGCTCGAGGAGCGCCTTGCCGAGCTGCGCGAGCAAGGCAAGCTGCTTGAGGCGCAGCGGCTGGAGCAGCGCACGCGCTACGACCTCGAGATGATGGCGGAGATGGGCTTTTGCTCCGGCATTGAGAACTACTCAGGCCCGCTGACGTTCCGCGAGCGCGGTGCGACGCCTTATACGCTCATGGACTTTTTTCCTGACGATTACCTCATCGTCATCGACGAGTCCCACGTCACGCTACCGCAAGTGCGGGCGATGTACAACGGCGACCAGGCGCGCAAGACGGTGCTTGTCGACCACGGCTTCCGTCTCCCTTCGGCCAAGGACAACCGACCGCTGCGCTTCGAGGAGTTCGAGGGCAAGGCTAAGCAGCTCGTGTATGTGTCGGCAACGCCCGGCCCTTATGAGCTCGAGAATTGCCCGACGATGGTACAGCAGATCATCCGTCCCACGGGACTCGTCGATCCGATCATCGAGGTGCGCCCGACCAAGGGTCAGATCGACGACCTGCTCGGCGAGATCCGTGCCCGCATCGACCGCGACGAGCGCGTGCTCGTGACCACGCTCACCAAGAAGATGTCGGAGGATCTGACCGACTACATGAAGGAAGTCGGCATCAAGGTGCGTTATTTGCACTCGGACATCAAGACGCTGGAGCGGATGGCGATCCTGCGCGATCTGCGGATCGGCACGTTCGACGTGCTGGTCGGCATCAACCTCTTGCGGGAGGGGTTGGATTTGCCGGAAGTCACGTTGGTGGCGATCCTCGACGCCGACAAGGAAGGCTTCCTGCGCGCAGAGCGTTCGCTCATCCAGACGATCGGCCGCGCGGCGCGGAA from Cohnella hashimotonis carries:
- the uvrB gene encoding excinuclease ABC subunit UvrB, yielding MAVPSGFKLQSEYEPQGDQPRAIRELVAGIHEGKRHQTLLGATGTGKTFTIAQTIAKVNKPTLVIAHNKTLAAQLCSEFKEFFPENAVEYFVSYYDYYQPEAYIPSSDTYIEKDSSINDEIDKLRHSATSALFERKDVIIVASVSCIYGLGSPEEYRDLRLSLRVGMEKSRNAILHKLVDIQYQRNDMNFTRGTFRVRGDVVEIFPVSVGDRAIRVEMFGDEIERITEIDVLTGEIIGSRDHVAIFPASHFVTAEEKMKVALVNIERELEERLAELREQGKLLEAQRLEQRTRYDLEMMAEMGFCSGIENYSGPLTFRERGATPYTLMDFFPDDYLIVIDESHVTLPQVRAMYNGDQARKTVLVDHGFRLPSAKDNRPLRFEEFEGKAKQLVYVSATPGPYELENCPTMVQQIIRPTGLVDPIIEVRPTKGQIDDLLGEIRARIDRDERVLVTTLTKKMSEDLTDYMKEVGIKVRYLHSDIKTLERMAILRDLRIGTFDVLVGINLLREGLDLPEVTLVAILDADKEGFLRAERSLIQTIGRAARNAEGRVIMYGDKITDSMAKAIGETERRRAIQTAYNEEHGITPQTIRKKVRDVIEATKVAEQKSSYLTGLEDVDKLSKKDRQSVINRLEAEMKDAAKNLQFERAAELRDALLELKASL